In Gopherus evgoodei ecotype Sinaloan lineage chromosome 21, rGopEvg1_v1.p, whole genome shotgun sequence, a single window of DNA contains:
- the LOC115638244 gene encoding olfactory receptor 12-like, whose protein sequence is MENHTTVAEFILVGFGGHPELQVFLSVFFLVLYTVTLVGNVGMITIISADSRLHTPMYFFLKNLSFLDLCYSSVTAPNALLCFLMGHRAISYNGCAAQMFFFSLFGTTEAFFLAVMAYDRFVAICNPLRYPITMSKRTCAFLVAGSYLSGCLNCSIQTGFTFTLSFCRPGKIDHFFCDVPAVMQASCSDTFANEMVMLAVCGFIIVSTGLVVLISYGYIITTVTRIPSAEGRRRAFSTCTSHLVVVSLFFGTVFFMYAQPGAIISPDQSKVVSVFYTIVIPMLNPLIYSLRNKEVNVALRRQLKKKGFLH, encoded by the coding sequence ATGGAAAACCACACAACGGTGGCTGAGTTCATCCTGGTGGGATTCGGAGGCCATCCCGAACTGCAAGtcttcctctctgtcttcttctTGGTTCTGTACACTGTCACCCTGGTGGGGAATGTTGGCATGATCACCATCATCAGTGCTGACTCCAGGCTCcatacccccatgtacttcttcctgaagAACCTGTCCTTCCTGGACCTCTGCTACTCCTCCGTCACTGCCCCCAACGCCCTGCTATGCTTCTTAATGGGGCACAGAGCCATCTCCTACAATGGCTGTGCTGCCCAAAtgttcttcttctctctctttgggaCCACCGAGGCATTCTTCTTAGCCGTGATGGCTTACGACCGCTTCGTCGCCATTTGCAACCCACTGCGCTATCCAATCACAATGTCCAAGAGAACTTGTGCTTTCCTAGTGGCAGGCTCCTATCTCTCAGGCTGTCTCAACTGCAGCATCCAAACAGGCTTTACATTCACCTTGTCCTTCTGCAGGCCAGGGAAAATTGACCACTTCTTCTGTGATGTCCCTGCAGTGATGCAAGCCTCCTGCTCTGACACCTTTGCCAATGAAATGGTGATGCTGGCAGTGTGTGGGTTCATCATAGTGAGCACTGGCCTGGTCGTCCTTATCTCCTACGGTTACATTATCACCACTGTCACGCGGATACCCTCTGCTGAGGGAAGACGcagagccttctccacctgcacttCCCACCTGGTGGTTGTGAGCTTGTTCTTTGGGACAGTCTTCTTTATGTATGCTCAGCCTGGGGCCATAATCTCCCCAGATCAAAGTAAAGTTGTCTCTGTGTTCTACACCATTGTCATCCCCATGCTGAACCCtttgatctacagcctgaggaacaaggaagtGAACGTGGCCCTGAGAAGACAACTAAAAAAGAAAGGCTTTTTACACTGA